The Chitinimonas arctica region TTGGCAGGCTTGATATCGCGGTGCGCCACATGCTGCTTGTGCGCATAGTCCAGCGCTTCGGCCGTCTGCACGGCGATATGGATGACATCGAATATGGGCAGCAACTGGCCCGCCTTGGTGTGCGGCGCCAGATCCTTGCCCTTGAGGAATTCCATGGCGATGTAGCAAAGATCGTGTTCCTCGCCGGCATCGTAGATGGTGACGATATTGGGATGGTTCAGGCGCCCGGCGGTTTCGGCCTCGCGGAAGAAGCGGGTACGGGCCTCTTCCAGCTCGTCCGGTTCGAACTCCTGGCTCAGCGCCATGGTCTTGATGGCCACCACGCGGCCAATCTTGGGATCGCGCCCAAGGTAAACCACGCCCATGGCGCCCTTGCCCAGCTCCTTCTCCACCTGGTAGCGGCCCAGCATGGGCTTTTCGATGGCGCCGCCTTCCAGGATCAGCGTACTGGCATTGCTGCGGCCACTGGCGCCGCCGAGGATAACGGTTTCGGCCATCTGCTTGGCACGGTTGAGCTTGCTGTCCAGATCCTTGAACTTGGGATTGAAGCTGGCCATATGCTTGTAGACCGACTCCGCCTTGTTGAACTGGCGCTTGCGCTCGAAATCCAGCGCCAGGTTGTAGAGCAGCTCCATTACCGAATCGTCCATCGGCACCTTGCGGAACTTGTCGAAAGCCATATCCAGCTGGCCCTGGCCCTGGAAGGCCAGACCCAGCATGCGGTTGGACTCGGCCGCGCTCAGTTCGGATGCTTCCATGCCCCGCTCGGTGACCAGGAAACGCTTGGTGGTCAGGATCAGGTGGCCGACCAGCAACAGGGCGGCCGGCGTCATCAACTCCAGCCACAGCAGCTTGGTGGTCATCAAGACGAAATGGGTCGCCAGCAGGGCCGTGAACAAGGCCGTGGTCACCAGGGCGCCCTGGCCGGCGCTCAACCGCGGCAGCAAGGCGATCAGGTAGGCGGCCACCAGGAGCGACAGGCCCAGCTTGAGGAAGTAGGACCAGGTCGGATTGGTGAAATAGTCCTGCTGCAGGATACTGGACACGCTATGCGCCATCACTTCCACCGGCGTCATGGTCGGCGAGATCGGCGTGACGAAGCTGGAGCCCACGCCTGCGGCGGTAGCGCCGATCAGCACGATCTTGTCGCGGTATTTATCCACCGGGATCTTGCCGCTCGCCACGTCATAGAAGGAATCGACCGGAATGGCGGACTTGCCGTCCTGGTTCTTGTAGAAATAGGTGAACAGCGAGGAATACGGCTGGGTTTGCAGGGTAAGCCCGCCCAACTGCACCGATTCGCCAAAGCGGGTGATGATCTGCTGCGGCTTCAGGTTCAAGCTCTTGGCGGCGGTCAGCAGGGCCAGCGAGGGATAGAGCTGATCGTAATAGCGCAGGACCAGCAACTCCTCCCGCACCACGCCGTCCACATCCGGCACGGCGGTCAGGTGGCCGATGCCGGCGGCCTTCTCACCCAGCTTCGGGATAGGCGCCACCATGGCGCGGGTGGGAACCGGCAGGCCCTTTTCGGGATCGCCACCGCCAGCCACCTCGTTCTTTTGTACAAAAGCGGGCGTATCGCTATCGGGATTGCCTTGCGGTTGGCCTTTTTCCAGCAGCATGGGCAGCAGCACATTGCCGGCTCGCCCCAGGCTGGCCGCCAGCTGCGCATCGAAATCCAGTTTGACCGCGGCTTCCGCCAACAGGGCGCCGAAACGATCCGGCGGTGCGTCCATGCCGGCCATGGCCTCGGCCTGCTGTTTCTTGTAGAGATCCAGCAACTGCTTGATATAGGCCGCCCCCTTGTCCTGCTGCGGCTCGGTGAACAGCACGGTGCTGACGATCACCTTGGGCTTGGCGGCGGCCAGCTTGTCCAGGAACTGCGCGTGGATCTCGCGCGACCATGGCCAACGGCCGATATTGTCCAGGCTCTGCTGGTCGATGGCGATAATGGCGATGCGATCGCTGGGCGCCCGGCTGGTCATGCTGACGCCGGTGTCGTAGGCCTTGCGCTCAAGGCTGGCCAGCGTATTGGTACTGAGCGCCACCAGGGTAAATACCACCACCACCACGATGCCG contains the following coding sequences:
- a CDS encoding CHASE2 domain-containing serine/threonine-protein kinase translates to MKSAFWKADWFVGIVVVVVFTLVALSTNTLASLERKAYDTGVSMTSRAPSDRIAIIAIDQQSLDNIGRWPWSREIHAQFLDKLAAAKPKVIVSTVLFTEPQQDKGAAYIKQLLDLYKKQQAEAMAGMDAPPDRFGALLAEAAVKLDFDAQLAASLGRAGNVLLPMLLEKGQPQGNPDSDTPAFVQKNEVAGGGDPEKGLPVPTRAMVAPIPKLGEKAAGIGHLTAVPDVDGVVREELLVLRYYDQLYPSLALLTAAKSLNLKPQQIITRFGESVQLGGLTLQTQPYSSLFTYFYKNQDGKSAIPVDSFYDVASGKIPVDKYRDKIVLIGATAAGVGSSFVTPISPTMTPVEVMAHSVSSILQQDYFTNPTWSYFLKLGLSLLVAAYLIALLPRLSAGQGALVTTALFTALLATHFVLMTTKLLWLELMTPAALLLVGHLILTTKRFLVTERGMEASELSAAESNRMLGLAFQGQGQLDMAFDKFRKVPMDDSVMELLYNLALDFERKRQFNKAESVYKHMASFNPKFKDLDSKLNRAKQMAETVILGGASGRSNASTLILEGGAIEKPMLGRYQVEKELGKGAMGVVYLGRDPKIGRVVAIKTMALSQEFEPDELEEARTRFFREAETAGRLNHPNIVTIYDAGEEHDLCYIAMEFLKGKDLAPHTKAGQLLPIFDVIHIAVQTAEALDYAHKQHVAHRDIKPANIMYEMQTKIVKVTDFGIARITDSSKTKTGMVLGTPSYMSPEQLSGKKIDGRSDLFSLGVMLYQMSVGTLPFKGESMAELMYRIANEPYTNPKDLNPNLPDCVVAVIDRALKKNADERFQNGQEFADALKKCVAEL